In Bacillales bacterium, the sequence TGTTGACGAACGGTAAGGTTACGTACGAGGCGATTTACCGCGCCATTAAAGAGGCCCGTCACCATATCCATCTCGAGTATTACATCGTTCGCGACGATACGGTCGGCACGAAATTTAAAGATTTGCTGATTGAAAAAGCGCGCGAAGGGGTGGAAGTTCGCTTTTTGTACGACGCTGTTGGCAGTTGGCTGCTTTCGAAAGGCTACCGGAAGGAACTTGAAGCCGCTGGTGCGCAAGTCGTTTCTTTTTTTCCCGTAAAGCTTCCGTTTTTGAATCATAAAGTGAACTACCGAAACCACCGAAAAATCGTTGTCATTGACGGCAATGTCGGGTTTATCGGCGGGCTGAACATCGGCGACGAATACCTCGGGCAAAAGAAGAACGGATTTCCGTTTTGGCGGGATACGCATTTGATGGTGAAAGGCGAAGCTGTGCACAGTTTGCAACTTATTTTTCTGCAAGATTGGTATTATATGACTGGGGAATCGATCATGTCTCCCGCCTATATGCCGGCGCGGCCCGTGAAGGAAGCAAACCTCGGTGGTGTACAAATGGTGGCGAGCGGCCCTGACGAAGAATGGGAATCGATTAAGCATTTGTTCTTTTCAATGATCGTTTCCGCAAAAAAATCGATTTGGATTGCATCCCCGTATTTCATTCCTGACGCCGATATTTTGACGGCGTTGCGAATAGCCGCATTGAGCGGCATTGACGTGAAGATTCTCGTTCCCGTCCGTCCCGACAAAAGGATTGTCTTTTACGCATCCCGCTCGTATTTCCCGGAATTGCTCGAAGCCGGCGTGAAGATTCATGAATATGAACGAGGATTCATGCACAGCAAAATTATCATTGTCGACGGAGAACTGGCGTCGATCGGCACGGCGAATATGGACATGCGCAGTTTTCATCTTAATTTTGAAGTGAACGCTTTCTTATTTCGCACCTCGAGCACGAACGAACTTGTCACGGATTTTCGCGAGGATCTTTTGCATTCCCGTGAAATTACCTTGGACCAGTTCAAGAGAAGATCCTTATTGTCC encodes:
- the cls gene encoding cardiolipin synthase; translated protein: MKKNLQLLAVVIIVLLLVIFVRGYWDRWVLEMLNIIISLTVLLIGVVIFFENRDPSKTISWLIVLASFPIVGFIFYIVFGQSYRKRRLFRKRTFFDDHVMQQLYETEGENHHAHLALLGEHQQTFLKLSKRLGKSPISFTTETKVLTNGKVTYEAIYRAIKEARHHIHLEYYIVRDDTVGTKFKDLLIEKAREGVEVRFLYDAVGSWLLSKGYRKELEAAGAQVVSFFPVKLPFLNHKVNYRNHRKIVVIDGNVGFIGGLNIGDEYLGQKKNGFPFWRDTHLMVKGEAVHSLQLIFLQDWYYMTGESIMSPAYMPARPVKEANLGGVQMVASGPDEEWESIKHLFFSMIVSAKKSIWIASPYFIPDADILTALRIAALSGIDVKILVPVRPDKRIVFYASRSYFPELLEAGVKIHEYERGFMHSKIIIVDGELASIGTANMDMRSFHLNFEVNAFLFRTSSTNELVTDFREDLLHSREITLDQFKRRSLLSRTIESTSRLLSPLL